One genomic segment of Actinoplanes ianthinogenes includes these proteins:
- a CDS encoding AraC family transcriptional regulator translates to MPVAVYRRAPGTPPVSVVRLPEQPLVPSSLPGPHTHTHDFLVLFYAERAGGTFVLDDRDWSVTDGDLFVIAPGQVLSFPAPAAEIVDSGWAIFFPADVIRTGVSASWRAHPLLFPFAGGADRVQRLRIPATERPAWLATVAALDAELRERRTGYPEAALAHLTLLLVTVARQAGAPSPVDEPLLAAVFDVIERRYAEPISLADVAAELALTPGHLTTVVRRKTGRTVQQWLTERRMQQARRLLTDTDLTVAAIGHRVGHPDAGYFIKRFRAEHEVTPAQWRQNASPATPL, encoded by the coding sequence GTGCCGGTCGCCGTCTACCGGCGCGCGCCCGGGACGCCACCGGTGTCGGTCGTCCGCCTGCCCGAACAGCCGCTCGTCCCGAGCAGCCTGCCCGGCCCGCACACCCACACCCACGACTTCCTGGTGCTGTTCTACGCCGAGCGCGCCGGCGGCACGTTCGTGCTCGACGACCGGGATTGGTCAGTGACCGACGGCGATCTGTTCGTCATCGCCCCGGGGCAGGTGCTGTCCTTCCCGGCGCCGGCCGCGGAGATCGTCGACAGCGGCTGGGCGATCTTCTTCCCGGCCGACGTGATCCGGACCGGGGTGTCCGCGTCGTGGCGCGCGCATCCGCTGCTGTTCCCGTTCGCCGGCGGCGCCGACCGGGTGCAGCGGCTGCGCATCCCGGCCACCGAGCGCCCGGCCTGGCTGGCCACCGTGGCCGCGCTCGACGCCGAGCTGCGGGAACGCCGGACCGGCTACCCGGAGGCGGCGCTCGCCCACCTCACCCTGTTGCTGGTCACGGTCGCCCGGCAGGCCGGCGCGCCGAGCCCGGTGGACGAGCCGCTGCTCGCCGCGGTCTTCGACGTGATCGAGCGGCGGTACGCCGAGCCGATCTCACTGGCCGACGTGGCGGCCGAGCTGGCACTCACCCCGGGACACCTGACCACCGTGGTGCGGCGCAAGACCGGGCGCACCGTGCAGCAGTGGCTCACCGAGCGGCGCATGCAGCAGGCCCGCCGCCTGCTGACCGACACTGATCTGACGGTCGCGGCGATCGGCCACCGCGTCGGCCATCCGGACGCGGGCTATTTCATCAAGCGGTTCCGCGCCGAGCACGAGGTGACACCGGCGCAGTGGCGTCAGAACGCCTCGCCGGCCACCCCGCTGTAG
- a CDS encoding class I SAM-dependent methyltransferase produces the protein MTETARPYIPAMGRHWMLFLYDPFARVTRLSRVHGELLDRAGVRPGQTVVEIGCGPGDVLMQLGRRVPGATLIGIDPDPAAVRKARRKAARRGLQIKIELAYADQLPLPDNSVNRVLSSYMLHHLDPDQQEAAMREARRVLVPGGEVHVVDADGTPHEGSRRHRHPRLAGHTPARIGDAMRAAGLTAVTENGHGERPVIGRYVFLAATA, from the coding sequence ATGACCGAAACTGCCCGGCCGTACATCCCGGCGATGGGCCGGCACTGGATGCTGTTCCTCTACGACCCGTTCGCCCGGGTCACCCGGCTGTCCCGGGTGCACGGCGAGCTGCTGGACCGAGCCGGGGTGCGACCCGGCCAGACCGTTGTGGAGATCGGCTGCGGCCCCGGCGACGTGCTGATGCAGCTCGGCCGCCGGGTGCCCGGCGCCACGCTGATCGGCATCGACCCGGATCCGGCCGCGGTGCGCAAGGCCCGCCGCAAGGCCGCGCGACGCGGCCTCCAGATCAAGATCGAGCTTGCGTACGCCGATCAGCTGCCCCTGCCCGACAACAGCGTGAACCGGGTGCTGTCCTCGTACATGCTGCACCACCTCGATCCGGACCAGCAGGAGGCGGCGATGCGGGAGGCGCGGCGGGTGCTGGTGCCCGGCGGCGAGGTGCACGTGGTGGACGCCGACGGGACACCGCACGAGGGGTCCAGACGCCACCGGCACCCGCGGCTGGCCGGGCACACCCCCGCCCGCATCGGCGACGCGATGCGGGCGGCGGGCCTGACCGCCGTGACCGAGAACGGTCACGGCGAGCGCCCGGTCATCGGACGCTACGTCTTCCTCGCGGCCACCGCGTGA